GGAACGAGAACATCACCTCCTATCCCGGAGTGGCCGGTCTGGACATCCTGCCCAAGATGCTGAACAAGCTCAACGGCGGCGGCATCGTCCTGTTGCACAACGGCTTTGACGAGACGCGCGACGTACTGCCCCTGCTGCTGCCGGCGCTGGCGCAGCGCAACCTGAAGCTGGACACAATCTCTGCCCTGACCGCCCACCGCCCCTTCCGCGTCCAGCACCTGCTTGCCGAGCCGCTGGAGTGGAAGTTGTAGGGCGGGATTCGGGAAGCGGGAGCCGGGAAGCGGCGTTGCCGTACCCCTCCCTTTCGCGCTCGTGAGCGAGCGCAGGAGGGGTCGGCCCGCAGGGCCGGGCGTGGGTGTCGTTCGCACTGTCGCACCAGCAATCAACCCGAGAGAACGACGTCATGGCCTGTCCTCGCCCCCTGCAACTCACGCCGCTGCTGCTACTGTGCGCCATGGCCCTCGCGGCCAATGGCACGCCGACGCCCCCGCCGCCGCTGCTGGGCGCCAACCACCAGCCCTCCCTGGACCTCGCGGCGAACGACTTCCCGGACGCCTCGCTGGTGGACCTGAGCGTCCTGCATGGCCGTCCCACGGGTGGCCGGGGGGACATGTTCTGCGGCAATGACGGGCACTTCTACTTCGAGGACGGCACCCGCGCGAACTTCTGGGGCATCAACATCGCCAAGGGCTCCGTCTTCTCACCCAAGCCCCTGATTGACCAGGCCATTGCCACCATAGACCGCGCCGGCTTCAATCTCGTGCGCTTCCACCACCTTGACGACGTGGAGGGCCTGCTGCCCGCCGACACCGCCGGCACCCCCGACCGGATTGACGCCGCCAGGCTCGATCTGCTGGACTACTGGATCGCCCAGTGCGGCAAGCGCGGCATCTATGTGTACCTCGATCTGCTCGACTACCGCACCTTCCACGAAGTCGAGGACGTGCCGAACGCCAAGGCCCTCGGCCGTGGCGCCAAGCCCTACGCCTTCTTCGACCGCCGGCTCATCCTGCTGCAACAGCAGTACGCCCGTAAGCTCCTGGTCGAGCACACCAACCCCTACACGCGGTTGTCGTACGCGCAGGACCCCACTGTCTGCCTCATCGAGCTGTGCGACGAGAACGGCCTGTTCATCCGCGCCAAGGACTGGAGCGACCTCGTCTCGCCCTACCGCGAGGACTTGCAGAAGCGCTGGAACGAGTGGCTCAAGGAGAAGTACGGCGACACGGCGACGCTGGCCGAGGCGTGGACCGATGCGGACGGCCATCGGGGCCTGCTGGGCGATGAGAAGCTGGAGGGTGGGACGGTGCGCCTGTTCCCGGCTGCGGGGCGAGGCTTCCCGTCGGCCACCGGCGCGTCCGCCGGCCCCGAGGACGGCCAGACCGGCCGCGTCAGCGACCGCCGCCTGTTCATCGTGGACGTGCATGAGGACTACTTCAGGACCATGCGCGACTACCTGCGCAACCACGGCGTGCATCAGCCCATCACGGCTGTGACCGACGCCACGCACCTGTCCGACCTGCGCTCCGTCGCCGAGCCCCTCGACTTCGTGGGCATGAACTTCTACTACGACCATCCGCTGTGGCAGAAGGGCAACGAGTGGCGCCTGCCGGCGATGTACGCCAACAGCAACCCGCTGGCCGATGCCTCGGTGGAGAGCTTCGTGCCGCGGGTGTGCGCCGGGCGCATCACCGGGCGGCCGGTGGTCATCCGCGAATGGAACACCTGCTGGCCCAACCGCTACCGCGCGCCGGGCCTGATGGAGGCGGCCGTGTACGGGGCCCTGCAGGACCTCGACGCCATGATCCTGTTCACCTACGACATCCGCCCCGGCCAACGCCGTGTGGAGTTCTTCGATG
The sequence above is a segment of the bacterium genome. Coding sequences within it:
- a CDS encoding glycoside hydrolase family 5 protein; amino-acid sequence: MACPRPLQLTPLLLLCAMALAANGTPTPPPPLLGANHQPSLDLAANDFPDASLVDLSVLHGRPTGGRGDMFCGNDGHFYFEDGTRANFWGINIAKGSVFSPKPLIDQAIATIDRAGFNLVRFHHLDDVEGLLPADTAGTPDRIDAARLDLLDYWIAQCGKRGIYVYLDLLDYRTFHEVEDVPNAKALGRGAKPYAFFDRRLILLQQQYARKLLVEHTNPYTRLSYAQDPTVCLIELCDENGLFIRAKDWSDLVSPYREDLQKRWNEWLKEKYGDTATLAEAWTDADGHRGLLGDEKLEGGTVRLFPAAGRGFPSATGASAGPEDGQTGRVSDRRLFIVDVHEDYFRTMRDYLRNHGVHQPITAVTDATHLSDLRSVAEPLDFVGMNFYYDHPLWQKGNEWRLPAMYANSNPLADASVESFVPRVCAGRITGRPVVIREWNTCWPNRYRAPGLMEAAVYGALQDLDAMILFTYDIRPGQRRVEFFDVRTDPCRWSTAALGAAIFLRRMVSPAKRQAAVAYSSLDTHYPTHQPYPTEIYKLGWVCQLSTLFFDQKLEKAPRPAPGASPTPGFQPSFLDLVLASGRCSGGAYPGDRTVICANWPAMDLLDHERGKSADQLSGYDVATVPEKTQDFLFGGTMFDANQRHRLTASPGYLLADVQARGNLRPIGIGDDREACLGFRDMTRGNYVFRQLNAVYQLRAALDALNQLYDDPVSHSFVDDDRYLSDTMQVRRVQDPGVLLANTPTAQIIAGDFSRPAWTKTQELTLSTDSPLGVLAWLSLDRKPLKQSQRWCLKFVTNATNRGERRELHQNNSERTLYALTDLGQAPISLGGSPSDNPTAVTAGDQTLIRLYMVNGLWELVCEGAEYHLYCSAPGMKAELPGLNGQLRITLHKADGTEDTQQATQPFVYPDGVSYITVRNW